The following proteins come from a genomic window of Tepidiforma thermophila:
- a CDS encoding Lrp/AsnC family transcriptional regulator — protein MTATSVLSTAHPETARILAVAEDGLAGFHERPFAAIAERAGLPEQLVIERIRDLLEAGVVRRVRQTLNTGSLAHGALVAWKVPADALHDAFDTLFRDDPFSGHVVIRSTDSSLPGAAFRLWTTVKVPQGFSLERHVAYIARVIGAEAWRVMPARCLFALGVGHVRRRSLEPGARADAPAQPQFPQLTRLTAAEWQALAALKEPLEPGELLPEPWRARADRFGLPYEAFLEAVRGLEAKGLIARFSTFLEHVKELPTGERVTRYNALFHWAVEPGRELEAGAEVGRHHIITHAYWREAGPEFGNVNIMAVAHGTEKAALLAHKAAIDAHLAEAGIPVAYTTQFWGGRSEIKPSEILPSAYETFCRERGIDPDTMREDA, from the coding sequence ATGACCGCCACATCCGTCCTCAGCACCGCCCACCCCGAGACCGCCCGCATCCTCGCCGTCGCCGAAGACGGCCTCGCCGGCTTCCACGAACGCCCCTTCGCCGCCATCGCCGAACGCGCCGGCCTCCCCGAGCAGCTCGTCATTGAACGCATCCGCGACCTCCTCGAAGCCGGCGTCGTCCGCCGCGTCCGCCAGACCCTCAATACCGGCAGCCTCGCCCACGGCGCCCTCGTCGCGTGGAAGGTCCCCGCCGATGCGCTCCACGACGCCTTCGATACCCTCTTCCGCGACGACCCCTTCTCCGGCCACGTCGTCATCCGCTCCACCGACTCCTCCCTGCCCGGAGCCGCCTTCCGGCTCTGGACCACCGTCAAGGTGCCGCAGGGCTTCTCCCTTGAACGCCACGTGGCGTATATAGCCCGCGTCATCGGCGCCGAAGCGTGGCGGGTCATGCCCGCGCGCTGCCTCTTCGCCCTCGGCGTCGGTCATGTCCGCCGCCGCAGCCTCGAACCGGGCGCCCGCGCCGATGCCCCCGCACAGCCCCAGTTCCCCCAACTGACCCGGCTCACCGCCGCCGAATGGCAGGCCCTCGCCGCCCTCAAGGAGCCGCTCGAGCCCGGCGAACTCCTCCCCGAGCCGTGGCGCGCCCGCGCCGATCGGTTCGGCCTCCCGTACGAAGCCTTCCTCGAAGCGGTCCGCGGCCTCGAAGCGAAAGGCCTCATCGCCCGCTTCTCCACCTTCCTCGAACACGTCAAAGAACTCCCCACCGGCGAACGGGTCACCCGCTACAACGCCCTCTTCCACTGGGCCGTCGAACCCGGCCGCGAACTCGAAGCCGGCGCCGAAGTCGGCCGCCACCACATCATCACCCACGCCTACTGGCGCGAGGCCGGCCCCGAATTCGGCAACGTCAACATCATGGCCGTCGCCCACGGCACCGAAAAGGCCGCCCTCCTCGCCCACAAGGCCGCCATCGACGCCCACCTCGCCGAAGCCGGCATCCCCGTCGCCTACACCACCCAGTTCTGGGGCGGCCGCTCCGAAATCAAGCCCTCCGAAATCCTCCCCTCTGCCTACGAAACCTTCTGCCGCGAACGCGGCATCGACCCCGACACCATGCGCGAGGACGCCTGA
- a CDS encoding phosphotransferase family protein translates to MRNEMTNEVPAGIRYEAVSKFFAEHVPGGDVPLRFTLISGGRSNLTYRVEGDGHTWVLRRPPLGHVLPTAHDMVREFRVLTAMQRAGFPAPPPIALCEDPSVNEYPFYVMEYREGVVIGEDLPPGYAETAEERQKIARALVETLVQLHAIDYEAVGLGDFGRPQGYLERQVRRWSEQWERSKTRELPAIDELIRRLRASIPESPAPTIVHGDYRLGNMMLDPKDPGRVVAVLDWEMATLGDPLTDLGYTLGYWGEVGDSERFLNARIAAKATAYPGFPTRREIVEMYGRLSGRDVSRVEWYEVFATYKLAVIVEGIHARYLKGETVGEGFEAFGERTVALVEDALEMANRASDPRLRGEA, encoded by the coding sequence ATGAGGAACGAAATGACGAACGAGGTACCGGCGGGGATCCGCTACGAGGCGGTCTCGAAGTTCTTTGCGGAGCACGTGCCCGGGGGCGACGTGCCGCTGCGCTTTACGCTGATCAGCGGCGGGCGCTCGAACCTGACGTACCGGGTGGAGGGCGACGGCCATACCTGGGTGCTGCGGCGGCCGCCGCTGGGGCATGTGCTGCCGACGGCGCACGACATGGTGCGGGAGTTCCGGGTGCTGACAGCGATGCAGCGGGCGGGATTCCCGGCGCCGCCGCCAATCGCGCTGTGCGAGGACCCTTCGGTGAACGAATACCCGTTCTACGTGATGGAGTACCGGGAGGGCGTGGTCATCGGGGAGGATTTGCCGCCGGGGTATGCGGAGACGGCGGAGGAGCGGCAGAAGATTGCGCGGGCGCTGGTGGAGACGCTGGTGCAGCTGCACGCCATCGACTACGAGGCGGTGGGGCTCGGCGATTTCGGGCGGCCGCAGGGATACCTCGAGCGGCAGGTGCGGCGCTGGAGCGAGCAGTGGGAGCGCTCGAAGACGCGGGAGCTGCCGGCGATCGATGAGCTGATCCGGCGGCTGCGGGCGAGCATACCGGAATCGCCGGCGCCGACGATCGTGCACGGGGACTACCGGCTCGGGAATATGATGCTCGACCCGAAGGACCCGGGCCGGGTGGTGGCTGTGCTCGACTGGGAGATGGCGACGCTCGGGGACCCGCTCACGGACCTCGGGTACACCCTCGGGTACTGGGGCGAAGTGGGCGATTCGGAGCGGTTCCTGAACGCCCGGATTGCGGCGAAGGCAACGGCCTACCCGGGGTTCCCGACGCGCCGCGAGATTGTCGAGATGTATGGCCGGCTGAGCGGACGGGACGTTTCGCGGGTCGAATGGTACGAGGTGTTCGCGACCTACAAGCTGGCGGTCATTGTGGAGGGCATCCACGCGCGGTACCTGAAGGGGGAGACCGTGGGCGAGGGGTTCGAGGCTTTCGGGGAGCGGACAGTCGCGCTGGTGGAGGATGCGCTGGAGATGGCGAACCGCGCATCGGACCCGCGGCTGCGGGGGGAGGCGTAG
- a CDS encoding acyl-CoA dehydrogenase family protein encodes MEFRFSAEDEAFRQEVRAFIRAELPKVREGESFTKKLAARGWLTMSWPKEYGGQGAPHLRQLVYNEEMAYHRAPGQTMGADRVGPTLILFGTEEQKAQFLPAIARDEMTWCQGFSEPGSGSDLASLQTRAVRDGDCWVINGQKIWTSNAQRADYMILLARTDPDAPKHRGITYFLVDMKLPGITVRPLVQMTGQAGFNEVFFDDVRVPANMVVGEVNRGWYVSTATLDFERSGIGRVIGGLRTFEEVVAYAKATPARDSGGGTLFDRAPVRLALADVALSFEVGRLMSYRVAWMQSRGLVPNYEASMAKTFGTELHQRMARVAYTTLGLRGQLLDGAWAPLAGQIPATVLQAVALTIAAGTSEINRNIIATRGLGLPRG; translated from the coding sequence ATGGAGTTCCGGTTCTCCGCGGAGGACGAGGCGTTCCGGCAGGAGGTCCGCGCGTTCATCCGCGCGGAGCTGCCGAAGGTGCGCGAGGGGGAGTCGTTCACGAAGAAGCTGGCGGCGAGGGGCTGGCTGACGATGTCGTGGCCGAAGGAGTACGGAGGACAGGGGGCGCCTCACCTGCGCCAGCTCGTGTACAACGAGGAGATGGCGTACCACCGGGCCCCGGGCCAGACGATGGGGGCCGACCGGGTGGGGCCGACGCTGATCCTGTTCGGGACGGAGGAGCAGAAGGCACAGTTTCTGCCGGCAATCGCCCGGGACGAGATGACCTGGTGCCAGGGGTTCAGTGAGCCGGGCTCGGGCTCGGACCTTGCCTCGCTCCAGACGCGGGCAGTGCGCGACGGCGACTGCTGGGTGATCAACGGGCAGAAGATCTGGACCTCGAACGCGCAGCGGGCGGACTACATGATTCTGCTGGCGCGGACGGACCCGGATGCGCCGAAGCACCGCGGCATCACCTACTTCCTCGTGGATATGAAGCTTCCCGGGATTACCGTTCGCCCGCTGGTGCAGATGACCGGGCAGGCGGGCTTCAACGAAGTGTTCTTCGACGACGTGCGGGTGCCGGCGAACATGGTGGTCGGGGAGGTGAACCGGGGCTGGTACGTGTCGACGGCGACGCTGGATTTTGAGCGGTCGGGCATCGGGCGGGTGATCGGCGGGCTGCGGACGTTTGAGGAGGTGGTGGCGTACGCGAAGGCGACGCCGGCGCGCGACAGCGGCGGCGGGACACTGTTCGACCGGGCGCCGGTGCGGCTGGCGCTGGCGGACGTGGCGCTCAGCTTCGAGGTGGGGCGGCTGATGTCGTACCGGGTGGCGTGGATGCAGAGCCGGGGGCTGGTGCCGAACTACGAGGCGTCGATGGCGAAGACGTTCGGTACGGAGCTCCACCAGCGGATGGCGCGGGTGGCGTACACGACGCTCGGGCTGCGGGGGCAGCTGCTGGACGGGGCGTGGGCGCCGCTCGCGGGGCAGATCCCGGCGACGGTGCTGCAGGCGGTTGCGTTGACGATTGCGGCCGGGACCTCGGAGATCAATCGCAACATCATTGCGACGCGCGGGCTGGGGCTGCCGCGCGGCTGA
- a CDS encoding CaiB/BaiF CoA transferase family protein → METIRGVFEGVRVLDLSEYIAGPLAGEMLADLGADVVKVEPPLGDFWRHTAPVAPGESRGFMGVNKGKRSISIDLKRPEGKEVFLRLVETADILLANYRPGVAERLGVDYATLSAVNPRLIYCQNTAFGSAGPYRDRPGFDLVSQAMTGIMAFEGAGGLPHPIITTSPTDLAAGMWLAYGAAAALYHRERTGKGQFIETSLFAAGIAVQYRPMFSIERLDREQRERVLTAIAQARAEGRRVEEVLREMPTRHETGRRNNPYYKVYETKDSYIALACLNNRLRRAAVRVLGVEDPRVEGDEFDTEALSPDENLVLNELIAAIFSTKTTDEWVAAFDAAGVPCGPVRYTAELFDDPQVKAMELLRTFDHAVLGPVVMANSPLRMSGGETGTRLPSPALGQHTREVLRELGFADDEIEGLIAAEAVRAWEPPAGVEGRRD, encoded by the coding sequence ATGGAGACGATCCGGGGCGTGTTCGAAGGGGTGCGGGTGCTCGACCTGAGCGAGTACATCGCCGGGCCGCTGGCGGGAGAGATGCTGGCGGACCTCGGGGCCGACGTGGTCAAGGTCGAACCGCCGCTCGGGGATTTCTGGCGGCACACCGCGCCGGTTGCGCCGGGCGAGAGCCGCGGGTTCATGGGGGTGAACAAGGGGAAGCGGAGCATCTCGATCGACCTGAAGCGGCCGGAGGGGAAGGAGGTGTTCCTCCGGCTGGTGGAGACGGCGGACATCCTGCTGGCGAACTACCGGCCGGGGGTGGCGGAGCGGCTGGGGGTGGATTACGCGACGCTCTCGGCGGTCAATCCGCGGCTGATCTACTGCCAGAACACGGCGTTCGGGAGCGCGGGGCCGTACCGGGACCGGCCGGGGTTCGACCTCGTGTCGCAGGCGATGACGGGGATCATGGCGTTCGAGGGGGCCGGCGGACTGCCGCACCCGATCATCACGACCTCGCCGACGGACCTCGCGGCGGGGATGTGGCTCGCCTACGGGGCCGCGGCGGCGCTCTACCACCGGGAGCGGACCGGGAAGGGGCAGTTCATTGAGACAAGCCTGTTCGCGGCGGGGATCGCGGTGCAGTACCGCCCAATGTTCTCGATTGAGCGGCTGGACCGGGAGCAGCGGGAGCGGGTGCTGACCGCGATTGCGCAGGCGCGGGCGGAGGGGCGGCGGGTTGAGGAGGTGCTGCGGGAAATGCCGACGCGGCACGAGACGGGCCGGCGGAACAACCCGTACTACAAGGTGTACGAGACGAAGGATTCGTACATCGCGCTCGCCTGCCTGAACAACCGGCTGCGGCGGGCGGCGGTGCGGGTGCTCGGCGTGGAGGACCCGCGGGTGGAGGGCGACGAGTTCGATACGGAAGCGCTCTCGCCGGACGAGAACCTGGTGTTGAACGAACTGATCGCGGCGATCTTCAGCACGAAGACGACCGACGAGTGGGTGGCGGCGTTCGATGCGGCCGGGGTGCCGTGCGGGCCGGTGCGGTACACGGCGGAGCTGTTCGATGACCCGCAGGTGAAGGCGATGGAACTGCTGCGGACGTTCGACCACGCGGTGCTGGGGCCGGTGGTGATGGCGAACAGCCCGCTGCGGATGAGCGGCGGGGAGACCGGGACGCGGCTGCCGTCGCCGGCGCTGGGCCAGCACACGCGGGAGGTGCTGCGTGAGCTGGGCTTCGCGGATGACGAGATCGAGGGACTGATTGCGGCGGAGGCGGTGCGGGCGTGGGAGCCGCCCGCGGGGGTCGAGGGGCGCCGGGATTAG
- a CDS encoding FKBP-type peptidyl-prolyl cis-trans isomerase, with the protein MTRRLHPLLAAIAAAGLIAAGACGGDDDDTAPTPSTPSPAATQATPARTGTPAATATAGPITLENPTVTASGLRYQDIAIGDGPSPQPGQRVTVHYTGYFTDGRKFDSSLDRGQPFTFVLGVGQVIKGWDEGVATMKVGGKRLLYIPANLAYGSRGQGPIPPDTDLIFEVELLDIR; encoded by the coding sequence ATGACCCGCAGACTGCACCCCCTCCTCGCCGCCATTGCCGCCGCCGGGCTCATCGCCGCCGGCGCATGCGGCGGCGATGATGACGACACCGCCCCCACGCCCTCCACCCCCTCGCCTGCGGCGACCCAGGCTACTCCGGCCCGCACCGGCACCCCGGCCGCCACAGCGACCGCCGGCCCCATCACCCTCGAGAACCCGACGGTCACCGCCTCCGGCCTCCGCTACCAGGACATCGCCATCGGCGATGGCCCCTCGCCCCAGCCCGGCCAGCGCGTCACCGTCCACTACACCGGCTACTTCACCGACGGCCGCAAGTTCGACAGCTCGCTCGACCGCGGGCAGCCGTTCACCTTCGTCCTCGGCGTCGGACAGGTCATCAAGGGCTGGGACGAAGGCGTCGCCACCATGAAGGTCGGCGGCAAGCGGCTGCTCTACATCCCCGCGAACCTCGCCTACGGCAGCCGCGGACAGGGCCCCATCCCGCCCGATACCGACCTCATCTTCGAAGTCGAGCTGCTCGATATCCGCTAA
- the pyk gene encoding pyruvate kinase: MSMLRRTKIVATLGPASLPPATLRAMMRAGMDVARLNTSHGTLESHREAVRLVREAAKEVGRPVAVLLDLAGPKIRTGENAGGRSLELKAGATVRVTAEPVAGTEERFTISYERLVEDVEAGERILLDDGRIELRVLDRDGDDLVCEVVAGGVLPARRGVHFPETALTAPALTDRDREAMAMAVAECVDYVAVSFVQDAADIEAARAAIAALGGDIPIVAKIERKVAVERLDEIVAVADGVMVARGDLGVELPPEEVPVQQRRIIAAAAREMVPVITATQMLESMIESPRPTRAEASDVANATWEFSDAVMLSGETAIGKYPVAAVTMMDRIIRQAEAVAGPAPEGTGHGEHDDHSYVVAVAARRIVESDPNMRGIACFTRSGYSALLMSKVHPDAPIFGVTHAEAVYRRLALARGVVPILSRAVTTTDELLRVLDEALLGGRFVEEGDEVVVVASLPVRAQGTTNFLKLHRVGDAAAYQW, encoded by the coding sequence ATGAGCATGCTGCGCAGGACGAAGATCGTGGCGACGCTGGGGCCTGCCTCGCTGCCCCCGGCAACCCTGCGGGCGATGATGCGCGCGGGGATGGACGTGGCGCGGCTGAACACGAGCCACGGGACGCTGGAGAGCCACCGGGAGGCGGTGCGGCTGGTGCGGGAGGCAGCGAAGGAGGTGGGGCGGCCGGTGGCGGTGCTGCTCGACCTGGCGGGTCCGAAAATCCGGACGGGGGAGAACGCGGGCGGCCGTTCGCTGGAGCTGAAAGCGGGAGCGACGGTGCGGGTGACGGCGGAGCCGGTGGCGGGGACAGAGGAGCGGTTCACCATCAGCTATGAGCGGCTGGTGGAGGATGTGGAAGCCGGCGAGCGGATCCTGCTCGACGACGGGCGGATTGAGCTGCGCGTGCTGGACCGGGACGGTGACGACCTGGTCTGCGAGGTGGTGGCCGGCGGGGTGCTCCCGGCGCGGCGGGGCGTGCACTTTCCGGAGACGGCGCTGACAGCCCCGGCGCTGACCGACCGCGACCGCGAGGCGATGGCGATGGCGGTAGCGGAGTGCGTGGACTACGTGGCGGTGAGCTTCGTGCAGGATGCTGCCGACATCGAGGCGGCGCGAGCGGCGATTGCCGCGCTGGGGGGCGATATCCCGATCGTGGCAAAGATCGAGCGGAAAGTTGCAGTGGAACGGCTCGACGAGATCGTGGCCGTTGCGGACGGGGTGATGGTGGCGCGGGGGGACCTTGGGGTGGAGCTGCCGCCGGAGGAGGTGCCGGTGCAGCAGCGGCGGATCATCGCGGCGGCGGCGCGGGAGATGGTCCCGGTGATTACGGCGACGCAGATGCTGGAGTCGATGATCGAATCGCCGCGCCCGACCCGGGCGGAGGCATCGGACGTTGCGAATGCGACGTGGGAGTTTTCGGACGCGGTGATGCTGAGCGGGGAGACTGCGATTGGGAAGTATCCGGTGGCGGCGGTGACGATGATGGACCGGATTATCCGGCAGGCTGAGGCGGTGGCGGGGCCGGCGCCGGAGGGCACCGGACATGGCGAGCACGACGACCATTCGTACGTGGTGGCGGTAGCGGCACGGCGGATCGTGGAATCGGACCCGAATATGCGCGGCATCGCCTGCTTCACACGGAGCGGGTATTCGGCGCTGCTGATGAGCAAGGTGCATCCTGATGCGCCGATTTTCGGGGTGACGCACGCGGAGGCGGTCTACCGGCGGCTGGCGCTGGCGCGGGGCGTGGTGCCGATCCTGAGCCGGGCGGTGACGACGACCGACGAGCTGCTGCGGGTGCTCGACGAGGCGCTGCTGGGCGGCCGTTTTGTGGAGGAGGGTGACGAGGTGGTGGTGGTCGCGAGCCTGCCTGTCCGTGCGCAAGGGACGACGAACTTCCTCAAGCTGCACCGCGTGGGCGACGCGGCGGCCTACCAGTGGTAG
- a CDS encoding diguanylate cyclase domain-containing protein — MNPAPSVPASPEQEPEAPQRHLLRMAALAGWGVVLAVQAVQYLRQPTTANFIVTVGLAALFLLFLAHAVFMQVVRKRHWHRVAARLQGAAYLSEFHNLPNRNYVLAELRREMPRARALQSPFVLVQLSIENINDIRERRGDDFANRAVNALAEVLKRLTRSSDFLAHLGGAKFCVMLVECTLEQSFIYLKRVPGTIAVSDGHNVLDVPVTARVLQYDLEALYATDVLRDLEETLPLRRREPPRPDSLAA; from the coding sequence ATGAATCCCGCACCGTCGGTGCCTGCCAGCCCGGAACAGGAGCCTGAAGCGCCCCAGCGGCACCTCCTCCGCATGGCTGCCCTCGCCGGCTGGGGTGTCGTCCTCGCCGTGCAGGCCGTCCAGTACCTCCGCCAGCCGACCACCGCGAACTTCATCGTCACGGTCGGCCTGGCCGCCCTTTTCCTCCTCTTCCTCGCCCACGCCGTCTTCATGCAGGTCGTCCGCAAGCGCCACTGGCACCGCGTCGCCGCCCGCCTCCAGGGCGCAGCCTACCTCTCCGAATTCCACAACCTGCCGAACCGGAACTACGTCCTCGCCGAGCTCCGCCGCGAAATGCCGCGCGCTCGCGCCCTCCAGTCCCCCTTCGTCCTCGTCCAGCTCTCCATCGAAAACATCAACGACATCCGCGAACGCCGCGGCGACGATTTCGCCAACCGCGCCGTCAACGCCCTCGCCGAGGTCCTCAAGCGCCTCACCCGCAGCTCCGATTTCCTCGCCCACCTCGGCGGTGCAAAGTTCTGCGTCATGCTCGTCGAATGCACGCTTGAGCAGTCGTTCATCTACCTCAAGCGCGTCCCCGGCACTATCGCCGTCTCCGATGGCCATAACGTCCTCGATGTGCCCGTGACGGCCCGCGTCCTCCAGTACGACCTCGAAGCCCTCTACGCCACCGACGTCCTCCGCGACCTCGAAGAGACACTCCCTCTCCGCCGTCGCGAACCCCCGCGCCCCGATTCCCTCGCCGCCTGA
- a CDS encoding HDOD domain-containing protein has protein sequence MTADPTAESPFFRNRLRTIVQATTDLAPLKAVATKAIQLAEDERSAAMDLATVISSDQALTARLLKLSNSAYYGYARRISNVREAVILLGMRTVRSVAISTAIIDALRLPQLEGSRFDQDLFWAHSVTVGIIAEVIARETRVARSEDAFTAGVLHDIGKLAMMLAEPAAFAEVIDLVETEGMKYRDAEFAVFGFGHELVGSRLAARWKFPEPLVSAIQAHHQPVAAIESMSDIVAAANLMANREGLAAGFDYTHEPERRPAAAVPPACDLAVGKVHGGIATLEEKARAFLTHVTSRPPRWYRPHHGEDEGAELPAEETPAA, from the coding sequence ATGACCGCCGACCCGACCGCCGAGTCCCCCTTCTTTCGCAACCGCCTGCGCACCATCGTCCAGGCCACCACCGACCTCGCCCCGCTCAAAGCCGTCGCCACCAAAGCGATCCAGCTCGCCGAGGACGAACGGTCGGCCGCCATGGACCTCGCAACCGTCATCAGCTCCGACCAGGCCCTCACCGCCCGCCTGCTCAAGCTCTCGAACTCCGCCTACTACGGCTACGCCCGCCGCATCTCCAATGTCCGCGAAGCGGTCATCCTCCTCGGCATGCGGACCGTCCGCTCCGTCGCCATCTCCACCGCCATCATCGACGCCCTCCGCCTCCCCCAGCTCGAAGGCTCCCGCTTCGACCAGGACCTCTTCTGGGCCCACAGCGTCACCGTCGGCATCATCGCCGAGGTCATCGCCCGCGAAACCCGGGTCGCCCGCTCCGAAGACGCCTTCACCGCCGGCGTCCTCCACGACATCGGCAAGCTCGCCATGATGCTCGCCGAGCCCGCCGCCTTCGCCGAGGTCATCGACCTCGTCGAAACCGAAGGCATGAAGTACCGCGACGCCGAGTTCGCCGTCTTCGGCTTTGGCCACGAACTCGTCGGCTCCCGCCTCGCCGCCCGCTGGAAATTCCCCGAACCGCTCGTCTCGGCCATCCAGGCCCATCATCAGCCCGTCGCCGCAATCGAATCCATGTCCGACATCGTCGCTGCCGCCAACCTCATGGCGAACCGCGAGGGGCTCGCCGCCGGCTTCGATTACACCCACGAGCCGGAGCGCCGGCCGGCCGCCGCCGTGCCGCCCGCCTGCGACCTCGCCGTCGGAAAAGTCCACGGCGGCATCGCCACCCTCGAGGAGAAGGCCCGCGCCTTCCTTACCCATGTCACCTCACGTCCGCCGCGCTGGTACCGCCCCCACCATGGAGAAGACGAAGGAGCCGAACTCCCGGCCGAGGAAACCCCGGCAGCCTGA
- a CDS encoding GGDEF domain-containing protein yields the protein MVRPNAALARRGDFLAVLADPDLLQLLLVACPDAVIVTTPENRIALYTGAAEAMFGFAPVEVMGRRIDVLFPDRVRRRALRAALARDGRVAAFELPAARKDAPPFPAAVSAARVTGRLGELLATVYYIRDHSAYREIEDALRRNNAQLTHLVARLDHLARHDSLTRLLNRAAAMDAARDILLAFPVGAARLGVVIFDLDRFKAVNDSYGHLAGDAVLQAFGETLRQLARHGDVIGRFGGEEFVAFLPGASLADAAAFAERIRQAVQARHVPIDETLAIAITVSAGVASIPESAENLEEAIRIADERLYAAKRAGRNRVVAADSEQRSAA from the coding sequence ATGGTACGCCCGAACGCCGCCCTCGCCCGCCGGGGAGACTTCCTCGCCGTCCTCGCCGACCCCGACCTCCTCCAGCTCCTCCTCGTCGCCTGCCCCGACGCCGTGATCGTCACGACCCCCGAAAACCGCATCGCGCTCTACACCGGCGCCGCCGAGGCCATGTTCGGCTTCGCCCCCGTCGAAGTCATGGGCCGCCGCATCGACGTGCTCTTCCCCGACCGCGTCCGCCGCCGCGCACTCCGCGCCGCCCTCGCCCGGGATGGCCGGGTCGCCGCCTTCGAGCTCCCGGCTGCCCGCAAAGACGCCCCGCCGTTCCCCGCCGCCGTCTCCGCCGCCCGCGTGACCGGCCGCCTCGGCGAGCTGCTCGCCACCGTCTACTACATCCGCGACCACTCCGCCTACCGCGAAATCGAAGACGCCCTCCGCAGGAACAACGCCCAGCTCACCCACCTCGTCGCCCGGCTCGACCATCTCGCCCGCCACGACTCCCTTACCCGCCTCCTCAACCGCGCCGCCGCTATGGATGCCGCCCGCGATATCCTCCTCGCCTTCCCGGTCGGCGCCGCCCGTCTCGGCGTCGTTATCTTCGACCTCGACCGCTTTAAGGCCGTCAACGACTCCTACGGCCACCTCGCCGGCGATGCCGTCCTCCAGGCCTTCGGCGAAACCCTCCGCCAGCTCGCCCGCCACGGCGATGTCATCGGCCGCTTCGGCGGCGAAGAATTCGTCGCCTTCCTCCCCGGCGCTTCCCTCGCCGATGCCGCCGCCTTCGCCGAGCGCATCCGCCAGGCCGTCCAGGCCCGCCACGTCCCCATCGATGAGACCCTCGCCATCGCAATCACCGTCAGCGCCGGGGTCGCCAGTATCCCCGAGTCTGCCGAAAACCTCGAAGAGGCCATCCGCATCGCGGATGAACGCCTCTATGCCGCAAAACGCGCCGGCCGCAATCGCGTCGTCGCCGCTGATTCCGAGCAGAGGAGCGCCGCATGA
- a CDS encoding acyl-CoA dehydrogenase family protein, whose translation MDFRDSPEEAAFRAEVRAWIAENLPDALKGDAGEGEWGQLSSGHERDKEALAEWRRRLQSRGWVAPAWPKKYGGAELPVMQQFILKEEMARARAPRFGGVGIGWVAPTLMQYGEEWMKERFIEPILSGKERWCQGFSEPGAGSDLASVQTRAVRDGDDYVINGQKIWTSGAHIADWMILLARTDPSAPKHKGLSYFLVDMKSPGITLSPIINMVGNSGFNQVFFENVRVPARNMVGEENRGWYVAATTLDFERSLVDLCVEYRAILEEAVACAKAEGLTNLAWARHRLADLFIEVEVARNLSLRVVSMQARGVQPNYEASIVKLYASEVEQRMAAVIYRMAGLRGQITSRGASRWELLMGRIGRFQLHSVAATIGGGTSEVQRNIIATRGLGLPRA comes from the coding sequence ATGGACTTTCGCGATTCCCCGGAAGAGGCAGCGTTCCGGGCCGAGGTGCGGGCCTGGATCGCGGAGAACCTGCCGGACGCGCTGAAGGGCGATGCCGGCGAAGGTGAATGGGGCCAGCTTTCGAGCGGCCACGAGCGGGACAAGGAGGCGCTGGCGGAGTGGCGGCGGCGGCTGCAATCGCGGGGATGGGTGGCGCCGGCGTGGCCGAAGAAGTACGGTGGCGCGGAGCTGCCGGTGATGCAGCAGTTCATCCTGAAGGAGGAGATGGCCCGCGCCCGGGCGCCGCGATTCGGCGGGGTGGGGATCGGCTGGGTGGCGCCGACGCTGATGCAGTACGGCGAGGAGTGGATGAAGGAGCGGTTCATCGAGCCGATTCTTTCGGGGAAGGAGCGGTGGTGCCAGGGGTTCAGCGAGCCGGGCGCGGGCTCGGATCTGGCGAGCGTGCAGACGCGGGCGGTACGGGATGGCGACGATTATGTCATCAACGGCCAGAAGATCTGGACGAGCGGCGCGCACATTGCGGACTGGATGATCCTGCTGGCGCGGACCGACCCTTCGGCGCCGAAGCACAAGGGGCTCTCGTACTTCCTGGTGGATATGAAATCGCCGGGGATCACGCTCTCGCCGATTATCAACATGGTTGGGAACAGCGGGTTCAACCAGGTGTTCTTCGAGAATGTGCGGGTGCCGGCGCGGAACATGGTGGGGGAGGAGAACCGGGGCTGGTACGTGGCGGCGACGACGCTGGACTTCGAACGGAGCCTGGTGGACCTGTGCGTGGAGTACCGGGCGATCCTCGAGGAGGCGGTTGCCTGTGCGAAGGCGGAGGGGCTGACGAACCTGGCGTGGGCGCGGCACCGGCTGGCCGATTTGTTCATTGAGGTCGAGGTGGCCCGGAACCTGAGCCTGCGGGTGGTTTCGATGCAGGCGCGGGGGGTGCAGCCGAACTACGAGGCGAGCATTGTGAAGCTGTACGCGAGCGAAGTGGAGCAGCGGATGGCTGCGGTGATCTACCGGATGGCGGGGCTGCGGGGGCAGATTACGTCGCGGGGAGCCTCGCGCTGGGAGCTGCTGATGGGCCGGATCGGCCGGTTCCAGCTGCACTCGGTCGCGGCGACGATCGGCGGGGGCACGAGCGAGGTGCAGCGGAACATCATCGCGACGCGCGGGCTCGGGCTGCCGCGGGCGTAA